The Mycobacteriales bacterium nucleotide sequence CGTGGGGCAGCCACACCCTCTACCTCGGCCGCACGGACGGGCCGCTGTTCTTGCAGGTCGAGCTCGTCCACCTGCGCCGCGTCGTCGAGCTCGCCGCGGCACTCGCGGCCGGCGTCGAGAGCTAGTCGGCGACCTGGTCGGCCTGCTCTGCCGCCGCGGCCTCGTCCGGCTGGTCGGCTTCGGCGGGTTGGTCGGCCTCGTCGGCCTCGTCGGATTGGTCGGCCGCAGCGGGCGAGTCCGCGCGACCGCTCAGCTTCTCCAGGTCGACCGGGCGGCCTGACGCGTCGGTGATCTTCGCCCGTTCCATCACGCCGGCCAGCGCCTTGCCGCGCAGGATGTCCGACATCAGCGAGCCGAGCGCACCGGCGTTGACGATCTGCTGTGCGAAGGCGTCGGCACGCATCCCGGAGCGAGCCGCGCGGCGAACGATCTCCTCGGTGAGGTCGGACTCGTCGACGCTCAGCTCTTCCTTCTTCGCGATCGCGTCGAGGATGAACTGCGAGCGAATGGCCTTGGCGGCGTTGTCCTCGAGCTCGGCGTCGATCGCTTCGGCCGTGGTGCCCTCGGCGGCGGCGTAGTCGTCCTTGGTGATGCCGGCCGCCTTCAGCTGGCTGTCCAGCTCGTCGCGGCGGTAGTGGACCTCGTCGTGGAGGACGTGTTCCGGGACCGGCACCTCGATCTTGTCGAGGAGGGCCTCCAGGACCTTCTCGCGCGCCTGCACGCCCTGGTTGAGCGCCTTGATCCGCGCGAACCGGTCGCGCACGTCGCTACGGAGCTCCTCGATCGTGTCGAACTCACTCGCCGTCTGCGCGAAGTCGTCGTCGAGGTCGGGGACCTGCTTCTCCTTCACCGACCGCACCGTCACGGTCGCGGTCGCCGCCTGCCCGCCTTCGTCGCCGGAGCGCAGCTGCGTCTCGAACTCCTTGGACTCCCCCACCGACAGGCCGATCAGCGCCTCGTCCAACCCGCTGACGAGCGCGTCGCTGCCGACCTCGTAGGAGAGGTTGCTCGCCGACGCGTCCTCGACAGGGGCACCGTCGACGGTCGCCGTCAGGTCGATCGAGACGAAGTCGCCGGAGGCGACGGCGCGCTCGACGCCCGCCAGGGTGGCGAATCGGTCACGCAGCGCTTCGAGCTGCTGCTCCACGTCGGCCTCGTCGACATCGGCATCCTCCACCGAGACCGGCAGTCCGTCGTACTCGGGCAGCTCGATCTCCGGGCGGACGTCGACCTCAGCGGTGAACGCGAGCTGCTCACCGTCTGCGAAGTTCGTGACCTCGATCTCCGGGTGGCCCAGGATCTCGAGCTCCTGCTCGCGCACCGCGTTGCCGTAGAACGTCGGCAGCGACTCGTTGACCGCCTCTTCGAGCACTGCGCCGCGACCGACGTGCTGGTCGATCAGCCGAGCGGGGACCTTGCCCGGCCGGAAGCCCTTGATGCGCACCTGCTGCCCGATCTTGCGGTACGCCGCGGTCAATGCCGGCTCGAGCTCGTCGAACGGCACCTCCACGGTCAGCTTGACGCGGGTAGGCCCGAGGGTCTCGACGGCGCTCTTCATGACGGCGCGGCTCTCCTGTGCAGCTTGGGTTTTGCGTGAGGACGGTGGCGCAGTCGGGGCGGGGAGACTCGAACTCCCGATCTCCTGCTCCCAAAGCAGGCGCGCTAGCCACTACGCTACGCCCCGCGGCGTGCCCTGCGATCTTAGGTCGGCACCGCCTGCGCGGGTGTAGCTCAATGGCTAGAGTTCCAGCCTTCCAAGCTGGCTATGCGGGTTCGATTCCCGTCACCCGCTCCCTTCCGTTTCGCCGAGCCCTACGTTCTTGGTCTTTCGGACCCCCTTGAAAGACCGTTTTCGTTGGGCTCGGCGATGATGGCGGTGTGACGGACAACGGGCGCGACAGCGTTGGAAGTCCGGGAGCTACCGGACGAGCCGTGCGACTCGAGTCGTTCGGCGGACCCGAGGTCTTGCGCATCCACGAACTTCCCGTGCCGCGACCTGACACGGGACAGATCCGGGTGCGGGTCAACGCAGCCGGACTGAACCCGATGGACTGGATCATGACGGCCGACGCACAGACCGCGGCCCGGTTCGGCTTGAGTCTGCCGGCGGGCTTCGGCACCGACTACGCCGGCGTGGTGGACGAGGTCGGCGACGGCGTCACCGGGTTCGCAGTCGGCGACCGGGTGTACGGCGGTGCCGTTTCCCGCGCCGTTGCCGACTTCGTCGTCATCGACGCGGCGGGGACCATCGCGGGTGGCGGCGTGGCACATCGCACCCCGGGCGCCCTCGACGACCGCACCGCCGCGACGTTGACGATCGGGGCCTCTACCGCCCTCGCGGCGCTGGCGGTGGTGAAGCCCGGACCAAGCGACACGGTGCTGATCGGTGGCGCGGCAGGCGGTGTCGGGGTGTTCGCCGTCCAGCTCGCGCGTCGGGCGGGGGCGCGAGTGATCGGGACCGGGGCACCGACATCGGCCGACTTCCTG carries:
- the tig gene encoding trigger factor; translation: MKSAVETLGPTRVKLTVEVPFDELEPALTAAYRKIGQQVRIKGFRPGKVPARLIDQHVGRGAVLEEAVNESLPTFYGNAVREQELEILGHPEIEVTNFADGEQLAFTAEVDVRPEIELPEYDGLPVSVEDADVDEADVEQQLEALRDRFATLAGVERAVASGDFVSIDLTATVDGAPVEDASASNLSYEVGSDALVSGLDEALIGLSVGESKEFETQLRSGDEGGQAATATVTVRSVKEKQVPDLDDDFAQTASEFDTIEELRSDVRDRFARIKALNQGVQAREKVLEALLDKIEVPVPEHVLHDEVHYRRDELDSQLKAAGITKDDYAAAEGTTAEAIDAELEDNAAKAIRSQFILDAIAKKEELSVDESDLTEEIVRRAARSGMRADAFAQQIVNAGALGSLMSDILRGKALAGVMERAKITDASGRPVDLEKLSGRADSPAAADQSDEADEADQPAEADQPDEAAAAEQADQVAD
- a CDS encoding NADP-dependent oxidoreductase; amino-acid sequence: MTDNGRDSVGSPGATGRAVRLESFGGPEVLRIHELPVPRPDTGQIRVRVNAAGLNPMDWIMTADAQTAARFGLSLPAGFGTDYAGVVDEVGDGVTGFAVGDRVYGGAVSRAVADFVVIDAAGTIAGGGVAHRTPGALDDRTAATLTIGASTALAALAVVKPGPSDTVLIGGAAGGVGVFAVQLARRAGARVIGTGAPTSADFLRSLGAEPVAYGDGLADRVRALAPGGVTAAIDLYGDEVVYAARELGIPDQRITTIAAQVDGVMPANGANAAPSSLEEVAGLVAAGEVRVPIAATFPIEQIRSAVELQAGRHVHGKVVIDLQGPPPLRTK